The proteins below come from a single Streptomyces sp. SCSIO 75703 genomic window:
- a CDS encoding AMP-binding protein, protein MTPSYAHGTSTTPLLGDTIGANLARAVAAHPGREALVDVASGRRWTYAEFGAAVDEVARALVARGIAKGDRVGIWAVNCPEWVLVQYATARIGAVMVNVNPAYRAHELEYVLRQSGMVMLVASRTHKGSDYRAMVDEVRGRCPALRETVYIGDPSWDALTADAAAVPAERLEALAAELSCDDPVNIQYTSGTTGFPKGATLSHHNILNNGFWVGRTVGYTERDRVCLPVPFYHCFGMVMGNLGSTSHGACIVIPAPSFDARATLEAVQQERCTSLYGVPTMFIAELNLPDFATYDLSSLRTGIMAGSPCPVEVMKRVVAEMHMEEVSICYGMTETSPVSLQTRRDDDLEHRTGTVGRVLPHIEVKVVDPATGVTVPRGTAGELRTRGYSVMLGYWDEPEKTAEAIDAGRWMHTGDLAMMREDGYVEIVGRIKDMIIRGGENVYPREIEEFLHGHPKIADVQVVGVPHERYGEEVLACVIPADPADPPTLEELRAYCDGQLAHYKVPSRLQVLDSFPMTVSGKVRKIELRETYGA, encoded by the coding sequence GTGACCCCGTCCTACGCCCACGGCACCAGCACCACCCCGCTGCTCGGCGACACCATCGGCGCCAACCTGGCCCGCGCCGTCGCCGCCCACCCCGGCCGCGAGGCCCTGGTCGACGTCGCCTCCGGACGGCGCTGGACCTACGCCGAGTTCGGCGCCGCCGTCGACGAGGTGGCGCGCGCCCTGGTGGCCCGGGGCATAGCCAAGGGCGACCGGGTCGGCATCTGGGCCGTCAACTGCCCCGAGTGGGTCCTCGTCCAGTACGCCACCGCCCGTATCGGCGCGGTCATGGTCAACGTCAACCCGGCCTACCGCGCACACGAGTTGGAGTACGTCCTCCGGCAGTCCGGCATGGTGATGCTGGTCGCCTCCCGCACCCACAAGGGCAGCGACTACCGCGCCATGGTGGACGAGGTCCGCGGCCGGTGCCCCGCGCTGCGCGAGACCGTGTACATCGGCGACCCGAGCTGGGACGCGCTGACCGCCGACGCCGCCGCGGTGCCCGCCGAGCGGCTGGAGGCGCTGGCGGCGGAGCTGAGCTGCGACGACCCGGTCAACATCCAGTACACCTCGGGCACGACCGGCTTCCCCAAGGGGGCCACGCTCTCCCACCACAACATCCTCAACAACGGTTTCTGGGTGGGCCGTACGGTCGGCTACACGGAGCGGGACCGGGTCTGCCTGCCGGTCCCCTTCTACCACTGCTTCGGCATGGTCATGGGGAACCTGGGCTCCACCTCGCACGGCGCCTGCATCGTCATCCCGGCCCCGTCCTTCGACGCGAGGGCCACCCTGGAGGCGGTCCAGCAGGAGCGGTGCACGTCCCTGTACGGGGTGCCGACGATGTTCATCGCGGAGCTGAACCTCCCCGACTTCGCCACGTACGACCTGTCCTCGCTGCGCACCGGCATCATGGCCGGCTCGCCCTGCCCGGTGGAGGTCATGAAGCGGGTCGTCGCCGAGATGCACATGGAGGAGGTCTCCATCTGCTACGGCATGACGGAGACCTCCCCGGTCTCCCTCCAGACCCGGCGGGACGACGACCTGGAGCACCGCACCGGCACCGTCGGCCGGGTCCTGCCGCACATCGAGGTCAAGGTCGTCGACCCGGCGACCGGCGTGACCGTGCCCCGCGGCACCGCCGGTGAACTGCGCACCCGCGGCTACAGCGTGATGCTCGGCTACTGGGACGAGCCGGAGAAGACCGCCGAGGCGATCGACGCCGGACGCTGGATGCACACCGGGGACCTGGCGATGATGCGCGAGGACGGGTACGTCGAGATCGTCGGCCGCATCAAGGACATGATCATCCGCGGCGGGGAGAACGTGTACCCGCGCGAGATCGAGGAGTTCCTGCACGGACACCCCAAGATCGCGGACGTCCAGGTCGTCGGCGTGCCGCACGAGCGGTACGGCGAGGAGGTCCTCGCCTGCGTCATCCCCGCCGACCCGGCCGATCCGCCGACCCTGGAGGAGCTGCGCGCCTACTGCGACGGGCAGTTGGCCCACTACAAGGTACCGAGCCGGCTCCAGGTGCTGGACTCCTTCCCGATGACGGTCTCCGGCAAGGTCCGCAAGATCGAACTGCGGGAGACCTACGGGGCGTGA
- a CDS encoding helix-turn-helix transcriptional regulator, producing the protein MATDVVEIRNALGRMRRTTGLPVAFGGLVESGRRQVRISELSGTATGALSALAVTSGNGLGGKAIALTRPCAVTDYSASRQISHEYDLPVAAEGLRSVLAVPVVVRRRVRGVLYGALRSAHPLGDRTLSAAVDAARDVAEALLLREEAGELLAAARPEPAREPADAAAWEQVREAHAALRALAPRIEDAALRDELLRACGLLAAGHGPGPGVRLAPRELDVLACVAAGATNARAAERLGVGPETVKGYLRSAMRKLGAATRGEAVVAARRAGLLP; encoded by the coding sequence GTGGCGACGGACGTGGTGGAGATCCGCAACGCGCTGGGGCGGATGCGGCGGACGACCGGGCTCCCGGTCGCCTTCGGCGGCCTGGTCGAGTCCGGGCGGCGGCAGGTGCGGATCAGCGAGCTGAGCGGCACCGCCACCGGCGCGCTCAGCGCCCTCGCCGTGACCTCGGGCAACGGCCTCGGCGGCAAGGCGATCGCGCTGACCCGGCCCTGCGCCGTCACCGACTACTCGGCCTCCCGGCAGATCAGCCACGAGTACGACCTCCCGGTCGCCGCCGAGGGCCTGCGCTCCGTGCTCGCCGTACCCGTGGTGGTACGGCGCCGGGTGCGCGGCGTGCTCTACGGCGCCCTGCGCTCGGCGCACCCGCTGGGCGACCGCACGCTGAGCGCGGCCGTGGACGCGGCCCGGGACGTGGCGGAGGCCCTGCTGCTGCGCGAGGAGGCGGGCGAGCTGCTGGCGGCGGCCCGGCCGGAGCCGGCCCGCGAGCCGGCGGACGCCGCGGCGTGGGAGCAGGTGCGGGAGGCGCACGCGGCGCTGCGGGCGCTGGCGCCGCGGATCGAGGACGCCGCGCTCCGCGACGAGCTGCTGCGCGCCTGCGGGCTTCTCGCCGCCGGGCACGGGCCCGGCCCGGGGGTCCGGCTGGCGCCGCGCGAGCTGGACGTGCTCGCCTGCGTCGCCGCGGGCGCGACCAACGCCAGGGCCGCCGAACGGCTGGGGGTCGGGCCCGAAACGGTCAAGGGGTACCTGCGTTCGGCGATGCGCAAGCTCGGCGCCGCCACCCGCGGCGAGGCGGTCGTCGCGGCCCGCCGGGCCGGCCTGCTCCCGTAG
- a CDS encoding AMP-binding protein gives MTTATELFREARDFLLEHREDYPAAYEGFAWPRPAEFNWALDWFDVIAEDNTRTALHIVEEDGSEVRVSFAEMAERSDRAANWLRANGVRAEDRILVMLGNQAELWETALAAMKLRAVVIPATPLLGPADLRDRVDRGRVRHVIVRAGDTGKFDGVPGDYTRVAVGGTGAPGWLRYEDAAAAPAAFVPDGPTAAGDPLMLYFTSGTTARPKLVEHTHTSYPIGHLATMYWIGLKPGDVHLNISSPGWAKHAWSNLFAPWNAEATVFLHNYTRFDAGRLMAEMDRAGVTTFCAPPTVWRMLIQSDLRRLATPPREVVAAGEPLNPEVIERVRDAWGVTIRDGFGQTETAVQVSNSPGQVLKTGSMGRPSPGYRVVLVDPVTGAPNVAEGEICLDLSDRPVGLMTGYHGDADRTAEAMAGGYYRTGDIGARDADGYLTYVGRADDVFKASDYKISPFELESALLEHEAVAEAAVVPAPDELRLAVPKAYVVLAAGWEPGPDTAKVLFEHSREVLAPYKRLRRLEFGDLPKTVSGKIRRVELREATAAGSPHEYREEDFR, from the coding sequence ATGACGACGGCGACGGAGCTCTTCCGCGAGGCGCGGGACTTCCTGCTGGAGCACCGCGAGGACTACCCGGCCGCCTACGAGGGCTTCGCCTGGCCCCGGCCGGCGGAGTTCAACTGGGCGCTGGACTGGTTCGACGTCATCGCCGAGGACAACACCCGCACCGCCCTGCACATCGTGGAGGAGGACGGTTCCGAGGTCCGGGTCTCCTTCGCGGAGATGGCCGAGCGCTCCGACCGGGCCGCGAACTGGCTGCGGGCGAACGGGGTGCGCGCCGAGGACCGCATCCTCGTCATGCTCGGCAACCAGGCCGAGCTGTGGGAGACGGCCCTGGCGGCGATGAAGCTGCGCGCCGTCGTCATCCCCGCCACCCCGCTGCTGGGCCCCGCCGACCTGCGCGACCGGGTGGACCGCGGCCGGGTCCGGCACGTGATCGTGCGCGCCGGGGACACCGGCAAGTTCGACGGCGTGCCCGGCGACTACACGCGGGTCGCGGTCGGCGGCACCGGCGCCCCCGGCTGGCTGCGCTACGAGGACGCCGCCGCGGCCCCGGCCGCCTTCGTCCCGGACGGGCCGACCGCCGCCGGCGACCCGCTGATGCTCTACTTCACCTCCGGGACGACCGCCCGGCCCAAGCTGGTCGAGCACACGCACACCTCCTACCCGATCGGCCACCTGGCCACCATGTACTGGATCGGGCTGAAGCCGGGGGACGTGCACCTGAACATCTCCTCGCCCGGCTGGGCCAAGCACGCCTGGTCCAACCTGTTCGCGCCGTGGAACGCCGAGGCGACCGTGTTCCTGCACAACTACACGCGCTTCGACGCGGGCCGGCTGATGGCGGAGATGGACCGGGCCGGGGTGACCACCTTCTGCGCCCCGCCCACGGTGTGGCGGATGCTGATCCAGTCCGACCTGCGCCGGCTGGCCACCCCGCCGCGCGAGGTCGTCGCCGCCGGCGAGCCGCTCAACCCCGAGGTGATCGAGCGGGTCCGCGACGCCTGGGGCGTGACCATCCGCGACGGCTTCGGGCAGACCGAGACCGCGGTGCAGGTCTCCAACAGCCCCGGCCAGGTACTGAAGACCGGCTCGATGGGACGCCCCAGTCCCGGGTACCGCGTCGTGCTGGTCGACCCCGTCACCGGGGCGCCCAATGTCGCGGAGGGCGAGATCTGCCTCGACCTGTCCGACCGCCCCGTGGGCCTGATGACCGGCTACCACGGCGACGCCGACCGCACCGCCGAGGCGATGGCCGGCGGCTACTACCGCACCGGCGACATCGGCGCCCGCGACGCCGACGGCTACCTCACCTACGTGGGCCGCGCCGACGACGTGTTCAAGGCGTCCGACTACAAGATCTCCCCGTTCGAGCTGGAGAGCGCGCTGCTGGAGCACGAGGCGGTCGCCGAGGCCGCCGTCGTCCCCGCCCCCGACGAACTGCGGCTCGCGGTGCCGAAGGCGTACGTCGTCCTGGCCGCCGGCTGGGAGCCCGGACCGGACACGGCCAAGGTGCTGTTCGAGCACTCCCGTGAGGTGCTCGCCCCCTACAAGCGCCTGCGGCGCCTGGAGTTCGGCGACCTGCCCAAGACCGTCTCCGGCAAGATCCGCCGCGTCGAGCTGCGGGAGGCCACGGCGGCCGGCTCGCCCCACGAGTACCGCGAGGAGGACTTCCGGTGA